attccgtttgaaatcgccaccgcgctttattttttcaaaggaaaagggaaaagaacgtaaaacccaaagttttgtttttaaaacaagaaagagatctcaggtacgggtgttgattatatgaggggaaggtttaaagcacccctcatatctgtggtactccacaggaacctttttgaaaatctgtgtcgtgtgtgtgctaaaaaacggtttgttttatttttaaaataagctcggcaaagcgttaagccttgtgcctacatacctcctcggtgcaatggagaagtcagagctaatgtagttccgcttttgggaaaaacgttttaaaaacgaataaacactttggtgtcgttagagagaaatactcagccattgattttgagcatgagaacaaacaagttctttgcatcgcaaatgaaagaagggctccaactcggataaaatcaacgagtatgccactagctctctcacgcggaaaagatctcgttattatcaatcaatttcaaaatcgtggggtataaccactcgtttcgacaattaacggtgtctaaacttttgaagaaaagccactaagggcgaaagatatttttaagaaaaaggttttgaaaagatttgcaaacataagaatattttggaaaaagggagaagattttgaaaatttaagaatgggaggagatgaagaggctaacctaatgcataaaataaaagctaaggaaagaaacggtctaaccgaataagaagccaacacttgacattaagagccaaggtaattttcccatcctttggatttatcaataccaacacattaacacttggggatccagatgaacttattatcttagcaccattttttcattaagcacattaagattctgacaaaaattgggcagagtaacggctgtttttgggtaaaatccttatctcaatgccttggaattaaccatcaagggctttcaaggaaatacctgcacacataaacatacaacagaacaatgccagacagacagaacaatcacaggatagtaatagaatgagtccaaaggtactaggtccataagtccgaatctccaaattgctagggatagtaactgatagtccaaagagaaccttatgtattttttagatttttgattatttattagtgttttagcaagaaaaatagagtatggtccaagtggacaaaagaaaaaaatgacggaaagtaaatatgatgaaatgataaaataaagcgataaagcgagaaatataaagagcggtaatataaagagcggtaatataaagaacgatatagtaaaggtgcggaaattaaagttagttgttaaatgttaaagataaccatcttgaaacttgtcaagtatgttatcaaagttagtaggagatcaatggtgagtgaatgatgtactcggatttaaagtcaatggggcttatcagaagcttgataaaatcatagcgactacacgataaaaacctccacaagtcttaaatcaaccgcatacaattctcttccatatttgatcttttttattcgggacacgaaatattgcgctatgttaagcagatcgccaagtgatttatatagaaatcaccctacaacgaggccggtcaaaactttatgtgctaatgcatgcgagaagaacgatatgtagatcgccttccgaaagcaataccgcacgaaaagaaaataggtgagtgatctagtctttaccaagaatccataagaattctcaaggcattaagactttcatcgaccaaaataaaaagaagtaaaagatggaaccacattaaaagctcctttcatccataatttcaatcacttaatattgcggatttggattctcatcctatcaacgccctaagtccattgaaattagagagaaattaggcctctaacttgtgattcaaagaaaatatcaaaagaatggagtagaagatgagttagaaccaaaaacaagtcaaaaaccacaaaaataagcattctgcccagatgtaaatcgatttgcacagagtgtaaatcgatttgcataactctgttttcaaaatctgcgcagttttcagttatgtaaatcgatttgcacaagatgtaaatcgatttgcacaacacagttttcaaaaaaacagcaaataaagagaagaaaacttgtttaaacataaaaccaaacaccttgtgatcttggatcaatttgtgcacgaaaatgtatcaattaagcaagcaaatctcatcaatgtagcaccaaaggtgcatcaagcataaacaacaatggatcacatcttgaattatggattggatctagaattttaccaaatctttcacaaactttgaatcttcttcaagaacacacaaccacaagccttgatctatcacaattgatgaagaaaagtagtgtttatgttgaggtttagctctaaattagtgaggttcaagatgtgactcactaatttgtgtggaagaaaaagagctttgagtgatgggtttggaagaggtgaggagagaatttgcaataagtttcttggctatcaaagcttgaaaaatgaagaggggagtgcctcaatttatagcacttaggcttgggaaattttgtggcttggagttaggattggaaaatagaattaggcttggaaaagtgatttggagccaaaaatgaaatccaatggtcttgatgcaatcacatgagggtacatgattagatgatgtaggaaatcaaatgtaagaaccaagtcatgcttcccatgcttgcaaatgatgtcaacacttcaaaaagctgaaatttgccttcatttttccaaattcgtgctggtgcaatcgatttgcacattatgcaaatctatttacatggctgaaaaaaggcaaaatctggggcaaaaacagttatgcaaatcgattgctgtcttatgcaaatcgatttgcactgatggcagaagcaaatctggtgcagaaacagttgtgtaaatcgatttacaccttatgcaaatcgatttgcacagtgaaaatgttgaaaaatgctcctttgatgggtattttgacttggtacctacaaaacacaaacatacaagagcacaaggcaatatttttggtattttggttagtaaaacaatatacacaaactaaaacatgggtgctcgatgattcctttgcagatgaattgagcacaacattgcaagcagagatctaggtttaaatttcttgattgatgattggtatgcaaatgatgcgtgatcttagggtcaaaaattggggtatgacagtcctCTAGCTTATTATTCAAGCAAATAGTCTTTTTTTGGTTACTAAATAAGTGAGACGTTAAGGACGGACATCAGAAACacgacactgacactgacatgtCAACATCGGTAGtagtttgaaaaaatgaataaattcaacatAATCATAAGTGAAGGTGTCGGTTTCTGACACAGACACatattttttcagaggtgtcggtgctacataggACGTTGTTCTTATAGTCAATGATCGTATTGTAATTACAAACACACCATTATGTGAGTATCTAAAACATTTACCTTTCGTGAGTGTATAGATCGCGGTTTATTCGCACTTTGCTTGAAGTATCCTTAGGAATTTTTTCAGAGAGATATTTCATGGTCCCCCAAAGTGGTGGATTTCTGCATCATGATTACAAGTTAAAGTATTTTTACATGCATAATCACATAGGTTTCGTGTGCGCGATAAGTGTAGCATTGTGTAAAGGGGAAAACAAGAGTTAACCTAGACAATGGAGGAGCCGCGTTGAATGCCTCACATAACTTCTTACTTTCTTTGAAGTATTCATCTGCTGCTTGCAAAGCGGCTACAGCCATCCCGTGTGATTTCTCTGTGTTTCCCTCGTCAAGAATCAAACCATGGTAATAATACGCTGCAGCCTGGTAAATCATCGCAACAAAACATATCACGAGTTCGTAATAAACTAGAAAATCCGTCTCTAATAATATAACAATGTGTGAAGCGTTGAGTATGGCTCGTATTCTGGAGTGCAGAAAAGTGTAGAAAAGCATATACCTTAGCTTCAACATATTTCCATTTCACAAGAAGGTGATGTTTTTCGCCCCAACCGTTTGCCAGCGGAAGGTTCATAATGTTATCCTGTGCCTGTAAAAAATCCCGTATAATCAACGCAATGTATGCTAAACAAACACACACATGTTACCTATGCAGATCAGAGAGAAACCGAGTCAAGTAACGGTACCTGTTGCCAACATTTCAGCATCTCGCACGCAAGTCTACGCTTCACTGCAAGAGTTGCTTTAGCACTATCAATTGCCATTCCAAGTTGTATATCTACACCCtaaaacatgatcatgatattATGATATATGCATTATTATACTCCCCTAGTGATGTTAAATCAATAGTAAAACAAATTTCCATTTCACGGAAACACATTAGTTTTAGTCAGGGCCGTCTCTGAGGACATGCAAGACAGACTACCGCACAGAGCTCAAAGTTTAACCGTGGCAAAATAGGCCCTCATAAAAAGTGAGACAGATGAAACTTAATAAGTTCATCCAAAAGAACATCAATACCTGTCCTAATGCCTGTAAAGACAGTGCTCGAAGAACTCCTTCTGCTAAGTCAACCGGTAAGTTTCTCCTAAAATCAAGACCAAAGTAATAAACAGAAATGGAATGAGGAAGGTTATTTAGATTAACCGAATAAAAGTGTGATAATCAATTTATTGCATACATTAGATTTGTACAAATACAAACCTGAGTTCTGCAGGTAGCTGTGGAAGAACATGTTTGACTGCACAATCCAAATATCCAGAAGCCTTCAAGAAGATATCAATAGAGGTTCGTCGGTTTTCTGTTAGTAGATACTAAACGCTTAATTTCATATAATTGGATTCGAACAAAAACGGAGGAAAACAGAAACAAATAACCTATTAACTTATATACTCTTTAGTTTAATTTAACCATTGCGACAAATTAGCATTTACTTACTACTAGTAGTCATCAAAATGAACGTGATCATGCGCACACGCGCGCGCTCACATAAGAAACGCAAACTGTAAGCATTTACTTACCATCTGATACTTTTTGCTGATGACCATCACTAGATGATCTTGGAAGCAGCAACAAATTAGCCTTTGACAGTAATAGCATTGCCATCAAATGCAAAACCGACAACACCTCGTACCAAGCATTCGACATGGCTGTTTCCTGCAAAAAGAGAATCAATCGCCATTGCCATTCTTCGGTAAACTAAGCACTTTCGAAATTAAACTCAGAAACATATATGAATTTAACAAGTCACCTACCTCTTTTTCGTCCTCTTGATTCATCCAAACAAATTGTACTTTGTATTGTAAATGACTTCCTACACCATAAAAGATCGATAAGTAATAATAATCAATACTCGCCTTACCGATAGCACGCGTCAATCGCGCAAGTAATAACAAACAAACACGAGTTTTACCGTCTTTAACTAATCCTAAGAGAACTGGCAAGTAATCttcaagagcctgaagaagatCAGCCAACGTCGAACCACCTGGAAAAAAAAATCACCAGACACAAACAAAGACACGACACTGATACATCAATAAGCTATAACACAGATCAATTTTACTATTGCTAAGAAAAACTAACCATGTTGAGTAACACTTTTTCTTTTCGTTCTTGTAATCGTAGGACCTTCCTGGCTAGCCATTACAACTATCCGCGTTCTAAGAGCAGACAATCGCTCGATTATATTCTTCGACAAATAATCACCGAGCGACTGAGCAAAATCAACAGGTTTCGGAATCCTTAAACCAGGAACATAAACCGAAACTTCTCCAATACTCCCCGGTCTCCTTCTATTTCCACCCGTATCCTTCGGAGTCGATGCCAGACATCCCATGCTGAATTCtgatacaaaaaaaaaagcacttaCATCAACCTATGAAAACTTATACAAATTTTGATTCATTTTATTGTATTATGATTTTAAACAACATTACAAGGAAGCTATGAGATTAAGACTAAAAAAGCACTTATATGACTAATTAAATGCCAAGTTGCCAACCAACAAAAAGTGGCATTAGGTTACTCACGGGAAGCATTACATTTAACATGAAATAGTACTCTCCATTCTCCACATCATTACTTTATGTCATGTTTggacaaacaacttaatcacttATTGTATAATTGCTTATGCATAAGCTATTTTTAATAGTACAAAAGATAAAACAAAGTCAATAATTTCATATAAGTTGTTCCTATAAGATATCATGGAGGGtttatcaaaataagctgaaattgaGACAATCCAAACAAGTCTTTAATATGAAACTAGAAATTAAGTAGGATAAGATTTATTTAACTAACAAACCTTGTCCTTTGCGTTGGTAGTTGAAGAGTCAAGACAAAAGTTAAGGTTTTATGTGCAGAGAAAATTCACAGGTAGGGACTTTAGAGtttgagaaagaaaagaaacaaaaaacaTCACATGAACAGCATGAGATATGACAAGTGATGTCCGTGTCAATATGCCAACaagacaacaacaaaaaaaaaaggttattATTAAGGTTTAAAAAACTGTCTCTTACCACAAAAATGACTGCGACAAAACAATATCAAAGAAATTTCACACTAAAACAACAGCAATCAGTATCGCAATATCTGCAACGACCGAAACCGGATGCAACTTGTATTTAAAAACTTGGTTATAACAAGAGTTAAATGGTGGCTTAAATAGAAGTTTATGGATTGTGTATATCAAGAGGTGAAATTTGGAGTAAAGGGTATCCAAAAAGAAATCCAAAAGAACTTAATAAGCAACAATTAAAGAAACACAAAGGAAATCTTTTGGAGAAGCCAAGATAATATACAATGTTCCATAAATGAGACATTTAACAAAAGAGAATAATGTTTCTATTATTTTGATCATTCTCTTTGATCAATGctaaatatcttttttttttaagaaagcaACTTGGTATAGAGAACAAAATAAGTTATTTAACAATTGAACATTCATAAAGTAGGTTAGAGAATATATATTAGAACACCAATCATTGATGTTTTCTTTttactaatttataaaatatctggctttatataaaatatcttttttttttatcaaatttatatCTAAGGAATGTCTTTCTTGGAATGTACTATTTTTGGATCATAACAACACAAGAGTGCtagagttttttttttcacaAGGAAAATTAAGAATATGAATAAATGTGtaacaattatataaaattattttccttaattttaaataataattatttttaaaatataaatagtagaatatattttttatagaaatttaaAATCTCCTATGCACCATTGCATTAATAAATTCTTGGACTGGGAGAGAACTACAATAAATGGTAAAACTCTCCCTTAAAAGATTTAACATTATTGTATTTTTAAGattaaatagaaagttaaatGGAAAAAGATCTCTATAGTCTAATTCGAGTGTTATTTATTTATcctattatataattttaaagtgtttttaatatgtttttttttcaaaacttttgaggTTATATTAGATATTTTATACAACAATAAAGATTCATCTCAATAAGTGTAGTCGACTATAtgggaaaaaaattaaaaataaccaagtttaattaaaaaaacatgtttttaagGTATTtgcaaagtgtctaggtttggcaGACCCCCTAGGGGTATGCACCAAATAGTTTGGCGCATTGCTTGTGACCTAGCCATATGAAATGGCGCAAACATTATGGGAAATAGGGCAAGCCATTTGGAATGGCGCATAAGAAGGGATGAttacacataggcgccatttgaaatggctcctatgtgtttgggtttttaaaattaaaaaaaaacccaTTTTGTTTCATTTCGCGTAAAGTTTTTCGATTCCGGTCTTTGTTTTTCGTAAAATTGTCTAATACGCCGATTTCGTAAAATTgttattaatcctaattaatgTTTGTGTTGTCGATTCTGGCGTTTAATAAAGTAGAGTTcattgataaaaaatatgttaCAAAGTCAAGTACACGAAGTCGATACATTATCATAAAAATATGTTACAAACTTGATTAAACATGTGATGAGGTTGTTCCACGGCTAGGACATTTCTTTTTATTGTGCCCTAGTtgacgacaaatgctgcattttctttccattttgtcatGCACGTCCATCTCGGTTCGAATGCGAGTACTGTTGGGGCGACCCTTTTTATTTCGTCGCATTGTGTCATTATGCCATACtacctccccatcatactcaggccaataatcctcc
The Vicia villosa cultivar HV-30 ecotype Madison, WI linkage group LG6, Vvil1.0, whole genome shotgun sequence genome window above contains:
- the LOC131609024 gene encoding uncharacterized protein LOC131609024 isoform X4: MGCLASTPKDTGGNRRRPGSIGEVSVYVPGLRIPKPVDFAQSLGDYLSKNIIERLSALRTRIVVMASQEGPTITRTKRKSVTQHGGSTLADLLQALEDYLPVLLGLVKDGSHLQYKVQFVWMNQEDEKEETAMSNAWYEVLSVLHLMAMLLLSKANLLLLPRSSSDGHQQKVSDENRRTSIDIFLKASGYLDCAVKHVLPQLPAELRRNLPVDLAEGVLRALSLQALGQGVDIQLGMAIDSAKATLAVKRRLACEMLKCWQQAQDNIMNLPLANGWGEKHHLLVKWKYVEAKAAAYYYHGLILDEGNTEKSHGMAVAALQAADEYFKESKKLCEAFNAAPPLSRNPPLWGTMKYLSEKIPKDTSSKVRINRDLYTHERYQVKIPIKGAFFNIFTVQIDLHKV
- the LOC131609024 gene encoding uncharacterized protein LOC131609024 isoform X2 — protein: MGCLASTPKDTGGNRRRPGSIGEVSVYVPGLRIPKPVDFAQSLGDYLSKNIIERLSALRTRIVVMASQEGPTITRTKRKSVTQHGGSTLADLLQALEDYLPVLLGLVKDGSHLQYKVQFVWMNQEDEKEETAMSNAWYEVLSVLHLMAMLLLSKANLLLLPRSSSDGHQQKVSDENRRTSIDIFLKASGYLDCAVKHVLPQLPAELRRNLPVDLAEGVLRALSLQALGQGVDIQLGMAIDSAKATLAVKRRLACEMLKCWQQAQDNIMNLPLANGWGEKHHLLVKWKYVEAKAAAYYYHGLILDEGNTEKSHGMAVAALQAADEYFKESKKLCEAFNAAPPLSRNPPLWGTMKYLSEKIPKDTSSKVRINRDLYTHERIMETAPTLPEFSLALKPDEYQPPPVDSSWRTENIKVTQTHSNHVNGDK
- the LOC131609024 gene encoding uncharacterized protein LOC131609024 isoform X3; this encodes MGCLASTPKDTGGNRRRPGSIGEVSVYVPGLRIPKPVDFAQSLGDYLSKNIIERLSALRTRIVVMASQEGPTITRTKRKSVTQHGGSTLADLLQALEDYLPVLLGLVKDGSHLQYKVQFVWMNQEDEKEETAMSNAWYEVLSVLHLMAMLLLSKANLLLLPRSSSDGHQQKVSDENRRTSIDIFLKASGYLDCAVKHVLPQLPAELRRNLPVDLAEGVLRALSLQALGQGVDIQLGMAIDSAKATLAVKRRLACEMLKCWQQAQDNIMNLPLANGWGEKHHLLVKWKYVEAKAAAYYYHGLILDEGNTEKSHGMAVAALQAADEYFKESKKLCEAFNAAPPLSRNPPLWGTMKYLSEKIPKDTSSKVRINRDLYTHERYHGSKEKHQEVHFQKFKCKGIERASNFGS